The sequence TTCCTACTATCATTCCCAATAATGTTGCAATAAACAGTTCTGAAAACATAATTCCAAGTATAACACCACTTAATAAACCAACCATCATTCCAACGGTCATTGCAATCATCATCCCTGTCATACATGAAATGTGTTTTCGTTTAGTAAAAATATAATAAAATAAAAATAAGGTGAAAAGCACAATAGAAGATATGACAAATAATAAAGATAGAGTCAATGGATTCCCCTCCAATAAAAATTAGGTTTGTACACATATATGCATAAACACGAAAGATAAACCATATTTTTTCATTTCCAACCGACGAGAAATAAGAAGATATTTTTATAAGATTTCTGCACAATTTCTCCACATTTTTCTGATATGTTTTTCTTTATAAAATCTTCAGAGTAGTTCAAGGGAGTTACAATATGATAACACTATTAACCATCATACTATTATTCATTTCTACACCCTCAGACCTCCAATTGCTTGAATCTGAAATGACATCACAAATCAAAGAATTTAACATTACAACACAAGCATTAGAATGGAATTTTGGTAGAAATGTAATTGACCAAGTTTGGACTTATAACGGAACTGTTCCAGGTGAAGAAATTCGTGTAACTGAAGGGGACACAGTCAGAGTGAATTTACAAAATACATTAACTGAACCCGTAACAATCCATTGGCATGGCATGGTATTACCTAACACCATGGATGGAGTTGCAGGAGTCACTCAAAACCCCGTACAACCTGACGAAAGTTTCACTTATGAATTCATAGCAAACAAAGCTGGTACCTATTGGTACCATTCACATCAAAACAGCGCAAACCAAGTAGATAAAGGTCTATATGGAGCATTTATTATTGAACCTAATGAAAAATCGTATAATCAAGATTTTGTCTTGATCTTAGATGAATGGTCGTTACCTATAAGCGACATCAATGCTATTAATACGAATGATATGCTAGGATTAAATACTAATAGTTTAGAAGAAAGTAGTAAGGATGATAATACAGGAGAAATTTACAATGCAAGTCCTTATTTTGGAGACTCAGATACAGAAATGCTTTATAACGCATTTACTATAAATGGGAAAAGGTATCCTGATACTCAGCCTTTATTGGTTAATCAGGGTGAAATCATTCGCCTGCGTTTCATTAATTCTGGTTACATGAAACATTGGTTAGATTTTAACGAACAGCCTTATACAATTGTTGCATCTGATGCAAGTGACGTTCCTAATCCATCCTTAACTACGGATATTTTGGAAATTGCACCGAGTGAAAGAATTGATATTGAATTTAAAGTTGAAAATAAAGATTCTTGGTACATACAAAGTGCTGATATAGATTTTGCATCTGCTGATATGAAAATGCCTGTAATCATAGATGACTCTATTAATGAATCACCACAAAAACTAGACTTTACAAAAGAAATAAAGAAACCTACAGAATATGATGCGATGGAACCAATATTTGCAAAAGATGACAAGCCAACATTAGAATATGAAATGATTTTAAACGCAGATGTAAAATGGGGTGAGGGTTTACAATTTACAATCAACGAAAAAGCTTATCCCGAAACCATCCCTTTAGTAGTAAATGAAGGGGATCTTGTTAAAGTGAAAATAATAAATGCTAGTATGTTTGACCATCCTATGCACTTACATGGACACCCATTTCAGATCATTTCAAAAAATGGAGAACTACTTCCAAAAACACTTGTAAA comes from Chengkuizengella sediminis and encodes:
- a CDS encoding multicopper oxidase family protein is translated as MITLLTIILLFISTPSDLQLLESEMTSQIKEFNITTQALEWNFGRNVIDQVWTYNGTVPGEEIRVTEGDTVRVNLQNTLTEPVTIHWHGMVLPNTMDGVAGVTQNPVQPDESFTYEFIANKAGTYWYHSHQNSANQVDKGLYGAFIIEPNEKSYNQDFVLILDEWSLPISDINAINTNDMLGLNTNSLEESSKDDNTGEIYNASPYFGDSDTEMLYNAFTINGKRYPDTQPLLVNQGEIIRLRFINSGYMKHWLDFNEQPYTIVASDASDVPNPSLTTDILEIAPSERIDIEFKVENKDSWYIQSADIDFASADMKMPVIIDDSINESPQKLDFTKEIKKPTEYDAMEPIFAKDDKPTLEYEMILNADVKWGEGLQFTINEKAYPETIPLVVNEGDLVKVKIINASMFDHPMHLHGHPFQIISKNGELLPKTLVKDVINILPGDEYEIMFKAEYPGHWAFHCHDLLHADGGMKTIIQYDGYTPPFKVHKN